The DNA sequence CTCAACCCGGATATTGATATAGATGTTGTTACTATCGAAGTATTATACAATGATTTACAGAGAAAGACTGAAATTGGTATTATTGGACCAAGGATATGCTATAGAAATCATAAAAATTTAATCTATTCAGATGGCGGATTATTACATCCTGAAGAAGGATTCCAGGGTGAGCACGTACACTTTAACCGCAATATATCTGATGTGAAAACTGATCATTACAATTATGATATAGATTACGTAGATGGTAGTGTCTTTATGTTCAGAAAAGAAGTATTAGATGAAATAGGATTAATGAATGAAAAATTTTTCATGTACTATGAAGAGTCTGAATGGTGCTTGAGAGTATTAAGAAAAACACAGTGGAAATTAGTCGTCAACACAAACATAACTGCATACAACGTCTATAGCGAAAAAGGAAGTTTTTATGAATACTATATGACCAGAAATCGCATATGGTTATGTAGGTTATATGATGGAGATATTAAATATGTGCAAAAAGAACGTTGGAAGCTGGCTAGAAAAGCCTTTAAAAGGAGAGATTTTTCTTTGGCTAAAGCATATCTCAAAGGTATTATCGACGGAGTTTATTCAAAATTGTAAATTCAAATAAAGTTATTCATTAATATTAGGAACAAAAATATGATTAAAGCTGGTTATCTTTTATCTTATGACTATTCATACATTTTTACATCTATTAATCAAATTTATGATGAAGTTGATAAAATTGTTATAAGTTATGACTCAGATAATAAAACTTGGGCAGGCAATGATGTTTTCATTCCTGAAAGTTTTTTTACAGATCTTAAAAAAATTGATATCCATAATAAAATTATCTTTTATAAAGACTCATTTTATATTGCCGGCATGAAGCCTATGGAGCTTGAGACTAGGCAAAGAAATATGATGGCTGAAAAATTAGGCTTAGATGGATGGCATATGCAAATAGACAGTGATGAATATGCGTATGATTTCAAAAAATTGGCAAGTTTTTTAAGAAAAAACAATTTTTTACTTAAAAAAGCAGAAAAATATCCCATCAATTTCCAGGTAAACTTTGTAACATTATTTAAGAGTAATGACAATGGTTTTTTTGTGGTAGCTCCTTTTAAAGAAAAATGCATGCTCATTACCAATTATCCCAAATATGAATATGCTAGAAATACAAATAAAGGACAAACTCTTCCCTTAGACTATTATTTGATTCATCAATCATGGGCACGAGATGAAAAAGAGATTGTAAAAAAAATAAACAACTGGGGACATAAAAATGACTTTGACACGAATAAATTCCTCGATTTATGGAAAAATCTAGATGCCAATAATTATTCGGAATTTCAAAATTTTCATCCAATATATGATAGTCTTTGGAAAGAATTATCTTTTTTTCCATCAAAAAACATAGATGACTTTATCACTTTATTTTCAGAAAAATATCCCCAGGAAAAAATAAAACATCCTCTTAAATTCAAGAAAAGAATTAAACTTTATTTAAAGTCCCTTTTCTAACCTTATTCTATAAAAACATTCTTAAATTTTTCCATAATAACATTTGGATTAAAAAATTCAGAATAGCAGTCCCAGTTTAGATTTTTATCAGGATTAAAATTGTTTAATATTGCCGCTAGATCTTTTTTATCCTGATATAAAAATGCTTTTTTTCCTAAAATTTCAAGATGTGATTTTTCATCAGAACCTGCCCATGTTATTATAGGTTTATTTTTGATGGAAAATTCACCTATTGCCATTCCAAAGCTTTCACCCTGCCTTCTCGCATGTAAAAAGGCATCTGAAGTATTAATGAACTTTACCTTTCTTTCAATACTTGTTGTGGGAGGAAGGAAAATAATATTTTTATAAGGTCTGAAAAAGCCTCTCTTAACAAATTGATCAGTGCCCATAAAAATAAAATAAATATTTTTATTTCGAAGCGCTGTTTTTTTCACCACTTCATTGACAAAATCAATATCAAAAGTTTCAGCTCCTCCATATCTAGCAAATACAACTGCATCCTTTGGAATATTAAGTTCACCTCTTAAATCCCCAGCAATTTCCGGAAGATCTACTATATGTGGTACAAAAGGGAGCTCGCCATTACTCATCGTTTTTGCCAACCATTCTGATACATATGCATATACATTTCCATAAGGTTCATTATATTTAAAAACAGCATGGATAGCTGTTTTAATAAGATCAGTTGGAGCATCATCTTCTTTCTGCCCTGATTTTATGGCATAAAACAAATCAGCATTCGATTTTTTAATCAATAAATCCCGATGAGCTATATCAGTATATCCTAGTACATTAAATCTTTTTT is a window from the Chryseobacterium sp. T16E-39 genome containing:
- a CDS encoding glycosyltransferase family 2 protein; this translates as MKDLAIIILNYNSFEDTSREVNSLLQQKCYNKSIYIVDNNSTDKGKIEQLGLEKNINFIISDKNGGYAYGNNLAIKQAIKDGKKFFLLLNPDIDIDVVTIEVLYNDLQRKTEIGIIGPRICYRNHKNLIYSDGGLLHPEEGFQGEHVHFNRNISDVKTDHYNYDIDYVDGSVFMFRKEVLDEIGLMNEKFFMYYEESEWCLRVLRKTQWKLVVNTNITAYNVYSEKGSFYEYYMTRNRIWLCRLYDGDIKYVQKERWKLARKAFKRRDFSLAKAYLKGIIDGVYSKL